The Pontibacter korlensis sequence CCTGCTCCAGCGCTTTCTCCGGAGAGATAATGTCGCCGAACACAGGAATTGAAGGCATCATTAAGCCTCCAAAGCCTAGCGCCGATAGTTCTAGAAAATTTCGTCGTTTCAAGGTGTAGAAAAGTTAGATAAGTTCTGTGAGTTTAGTTTTGGTATCTAAGTATAGTGATTCTATTTTTCTTCTCAAAGTATGCGCCTACCACTTAAGCTAAAAGCTAGCTTTTTATAGATAAAGAAGGCCCGCTTTTCTACCAATTTAAAGGGCATAAACAACAAAAGCGCAGAGCCTTTGCAGACTCTGCGCTTTATACAGAAATAGCGTTTTCTAATAAATTAGTTGAAGGCTCCCGAAGTGGCCATACCTTTGTTGCTGCTAAGCAATACTCCTGTGTCAATACCTGAAGCAAGCTTATTGTCAGCAAAAGAAGGCACTTCGAAAGAGAAGCCTACCGCCGACGCAAGATCGGCTCTAGACTCTAATACTTCGATTTTCACATTGCCAATACCCTCGTCATGAAAGTCGAGTTCGCGGGCTGCAGCCTCTGATACATCAATGATGCGGTCGCCTACAAAAGGACCTCTGTCGTTGATGCGAACGATAACCCATTCATTGTTGTCGAGGTTGGTCACTTTTACCTTTGTTCCGAAAGGAAGTGTTTTGTGCGCTGCGGTCATTTCGTACTTGTTGTAACGCTCTCCGCTGCTGGTTTTTCTGCCGTGGTAACGGCTGCCGTACCATGATGCCTCACCCTTTTGGGCTTTGGCTTGGCTCGTGCTGTTTTGTGCAAAAATTGGTTGGCCGATGCCGACAAATAGAAAAATGACTAATGTAAAAATAAAGCACTTTCTATTATGTATCATATCACTTAATAGTTGGTGAAGCCGCAAAATTACGGAATTTGTTTCTAAACGCGGCCTTTTAAGGCATTATTGCCTACAGAACGTAGGGGGATATGGGTAAGATGTGTAAATTTAGCCTAAGTCAGATTATGAAGAAATCACTGTTTAAAGCACGTATGGCAATATTTTCATGCATCTGAGGTATAGAAAATAGACTATAAAAAATAATGAAAAAATTTTTCTTGACAAACCGATTTTGGTGCAATTTCCTTCTGATTTTGCCTTTGCCAGACTACAAACGTATAGCAAAACAAAGCAATAGACTATGGACTTCGGAAAGCTGGCGGACATTAGCCGCGTAGATTTTACGCTGCCCCCAAACCATCCTGATACACTGCCGCTGCTACAGCAGTCTGGCTCTTATTTAAAGCCGCAGGTATACGTGGGCCTACCTGTGTGGGTAAACAAAGCGTGGGTGGGCAAGTACTACCCTGCTGGCATCCCGGAGAAGGAGTCGTTGCTGTGGTATGGCAAGCAGTTTAACACTATTGAGCTTAACAGCACGCATTATCACATTCCAAGTCCCGACACGATTGACCGCTGGCGAAACATGGTGCCACGTGGCTTTAAGTTCTGCCCCAAGTTCCCGCAGCTAATCAGCCATGAAGCAGCTTTACGCAGTACGCAAGATGTAACCGCCGCCTTCTGCTCGGCTATTGCAGGGCTTGAGGACAAGCTGGGCGAAGCATTTCTGCAACTGCCGCCATCCTTTGCACCCAATCAGCTACCTGACCTGGAAGCATTCCTGCAGTTTGTACCTGAGAGTGTACCTCTAACCATTGAGCTGCGCCACCCAGACTGGTTCGTGGACAACATAGCCAGCATGGAGCTGTTTGAGGTGCTGGAGAAATATAAAGCAGGCACTGTACTAACAGATGTGGCTGGCCGCCGCGATGTGCTGCACATGCGCCTTACTACCCCATCGGCTATGATCCGTTTTGTGGGCAATGGTCTCCACCCAACAGATTATACCCGCATTGATGCCTGGGTAGAGCGCCTGCAGGAGTGGTTCAGCAATGGACTGCGCCAGCTATACTTCTTTGTACATGAACCTGATAATACGCTTGCCCCGGAACTGGAGATTTACCTGGTAGAGCGCCTAAACAAAGTATGCGGCTTTGACTTAAAACTGCCGAAGAAGTATGTACAACCCGTGCAGGGGGAACTGTTCTGAAAAAAAGGCAGGAGGTTATACACATTTGCCTACTTAAAACTGTGCATATGTGTATAACTGCGACTATTTTCTATGAAACTTCACTATCTAGAGCATAGCATAAAAAAAGCGGCTACCCCAGATGGAGCAGCCGCTTTTACTTTCTAACAGCTAAACACTATAACTTAAACGTATCATCGCTTAAGCCTTTATTCACTTCAATATTCTGTACCTCTGCTTTAATTGTCTGAGGGCCTACAACTGTCTCAGTTACATAAGGGAACTTCACACCATTCACTTCCTTATAGTTGCCATAGGTTTTAGTCTGCGTAATGATGCCTTGCGGTGTCTCCAGGCTATTCACCTCTTTCAGGCGCAGGCCAGAATCTTTCGCGAAGTAATGGGTGGCTTTCTGGCCATTCGGCTGCGTTACCTCAACAGCGAAAGCCTCTATACCATCTACACTCTCTACCCCAGTTAGCTTGGTCTTAATGCCAAGCTTGTCGTACTGCAGCATTGGGAACAGGTTAGCCTCCAACTTCTGCACCTTTAGCTCCTCTGCGGTCATTTCTTTGTTCATGCCTTGCATCGGTGCCTCCATCTTACCTTTGTTGCCGTTGATGATTACACGCTGCATCGGGCTGTTATTCATCAGCACCTGCACGGCAAACTTATCGTCGCCTTTCTGCTGCTGCTTAAACACTAGCGTCATACCCTGTATGGTAGCGTTGCTTGTAATGCTTACATCTTTCAGCTTCTCTATATTAGCCTTTCCGCCGATAGCTTTGATGTAGTCATTAATTACCTGCTCTGCCGTTAAGCCAGCAGGAACGCCCATGGCCTTACGATCTACTTTCTCACCTATTGTGTTATAGTAAGTGATCTGGCTATCATCCTTGTCAAACTTTTTCAGCTTAGCGGCAATCTCAGAAGCATTACCTACAGCCAATACATACATCTTATCAGGGTTGATGTATTTCTGCGCCACACGCTGTACATCTTCGGCAGTTACAGCTTCTACCTTTTTCAGGTAGTTTGGATAATAGTCTTCCGGCAGGCCATAGCGAGCAGTGTTGATAGCATATACTGCTACCGTAGCCGGGTTCTCTAAGCCGCGGCCGAAGCTACCCATTACATAAGCTTTTGCATCGCGCAGTTCTTCGTCACTTACGCGCTCGCTGCGAATCTTAGTCAGTTCGTTCATGAACTCAACCACCGCACTGTCGGTAACAGCATTTCGCACGTTGGCACTAGCATTAAAGCGGCCCAAGATTTCATCAGAGTTGATAGAAGAATAGGCTCCGTAGGTATAGCCGTGCGTTTCGCGCAGGTTCTGGAACAGGCGGGCATCCATGCCACCACCTAGTATGTTGTTCATCAAAGATGCCGCTACGGCATCCTCTGCACCTGGCTTCAGGTCGATAGGATTAGTTAGCACCAGTGAGCTCTGAACTGAGCTTGGGCGATCAACAATCACCACCTGCGTTTGCTCCGGCTGTTGCGGCAGCTCATACTTAGCCTCCTGCACAGTGCCTTTTTGCCACTTGCCAAACGATTTCTTCAGGAGCTTTTTCATCTCCTTCGGAGTAACGTCACCTACTACGGCCAGGTAGCCAATGTTTGGCTTATAATAAGTGTTGTAGTAGTTCTGGATGTCCTGCAGCGTAAAGTTATCTACCGTCTGCTCTGTCATCAACTCCCCATACGGGTGGTCTTTACCGTACAGCACCAAATTATGAGTGCGGCTGGCAATAGCATCCGGGTTGTCCTTCGACTGTGCCAGACTAGCCTTCATCTGCTTTTTGATCTTGTCCAGCTCCTCCTGCGTAAACTTCGGATTCAACAAGGCATCTGTAGTAAGGTCAAGCAGAGTAGGCAGGTGCTTCTTTAAAGAAGAGGCATTAAAACCCGTAGAGGAGAAGCTCAACTCAGCACCAACAAAGTCAACCTGCTCATCAAACTGGTCTTTAGTTCGGTTAGTAGTACCGGTGCGCATCATTTGTCCGGCAGCCTGTACGTAACCTGCTTTATCGCCTTCCAGAATCGGGTCGCGGTCCAGCACCAGCGACAAAGACACTACCGGCTGTTTGTGGTTTTCTACCACGTATACTTTCAGGCCGTTCTTCAAAGTAAAGTGCTCGTACTGACCTAGCTCAATTTTAGGAGCGGGCCCCGGAGGCGGTGGTGTTTCTTTAGTTTGTGCCTGTGCCGGCATTACACACATCAGTGCCAGCGCCAGAAATGCAGTACTATATAATTTCTTTATCATGATTGCTTTCTTTAAGAAAGGATACAAGTATCGAGACACAGGACGAAAGACTTATTGTGGTTTTCAAAAATGTCTGGCCGCGTAGATCGCTTGAGGTTTGTATCTGGATACTTTGTATTACCCTCTTATGTCTAAAGTCTATTTCGGTTGAGCTGATTTTGGCAGGTAGTGAAGCACCACACGATTGTTCTTAGTCAGGTACTCCTTAGCCACGCGCTGGATATCCTCCTTCTTCACGTTCAGGTAACGCTGCAGCTCTGTGTTGATCAGGTTGGCATCGCCGAAGTACACATGGTAATTTGCCAAGCTCTCGGCTCGACCAGCCACCGTGCTGTTCTGCTGCACAAAATTGCTTTCTACCTGGTTGCGTAGCTTCTGGAATTCGCGATCAGAGAGTGGCTCTGTCTTTACGCGCTCAATCTCAACATCCATTGCTTGCTCTAGCGCATCTACCTCCACACCCATGTTGGCAATGGCAAAAGTCAGGAACAGGCCTGGGTCTTCGGTAGGGAAGGGAATAGAGGCTGCGGCCACTGCTTTCTGCTGTTTGTCTACCAAGGCTTTTGGCAAACGGGCACTCTCACCACCCGATAGCAGGGTAGTTAGCATAGAGAGGGCGTAGAAATCGTCAGTGCCTTGCTCAGGCACATGGTATGCCTGAATAACTGCTGGCAGTTGTATGTTGTCATACACTGTTTTGCGACGCTCTTCCGTCTGCTTCGGCTCTACAACGTCTGGGCGCGGGATCTCTCGGGTACCTTTCGGAATGCCTGAAAAATACTTCTCGATCATCTTGCGAGTTTCCTCTACATTAATGTCGCCAGCCACAGAAAGCGTTGCATTATTCGGCACGTAAAAGGTCTTGTAGAAATCGCGGAATTCTTCGATGCTGGCTGCGTTCAAATCCTCAAAAGAACCAATAGGCATGGTTTTGTATGGGTGCTTAGTGTAAGCCAACGAGAACACGTTCTCACCCATAGAACCGTATGGCTGGTTATCGATACGCTCACGCTTCTCCTCCTGCACTACCTTGCGCTGGGTTTCCACACCAATCTCATCCACCTTAGCGTGCTTCATGCGCTCAGCCTCCAGCCACAACCCAAGTTCCACCTGGTTAGATGGCAGTAACTCATAATAATAGGTGCGGTCAAAAGAGGTATTGGCGTTTAACGCGCCGCCTGCTTTTTGCACTAATGAGCTGTACTCGCCCCGATCAATATTTTCTGTGCCCTCAAACATCAGGTGCTCAAAAAAGTGAGCAAAGCCTGAGCGTCCTTCTACCTCATTCTTAGAGCCTACATGGTACAGCACCGACACTGCCACGTTAGGCGTAGAATTATCCTGGTGCAGGATAACATGCAGGCCGTTCGGGAGCGTGTACTCCGTGAACTCAATCTTGTTGCTCTTGCTTTGCGCCATTGCAGCCAGGCTGGTGGCACACCACAAAAGGCAGATGATAAACTTGCGTTTCATGTGTTTTATTTGGTTGAATTTAGTGAGTATGACTTTAAAGTCATCTGTAATTACTGTGCTACAGCACATAAATTTAGTACTATCTTGGGCAAGATACTAGTTTTGGAAGAGGCCGCACCTCTCGTTTCGGCCAATCAGGCGGGCATGCAGATAAACCTGTTCACTTCATAGACAAACAGGGGAGGGAAAATTTGCTGCAAGTTCTATAGAGTACCGCTGCTTAGAATAGCAGCTGCAGCTGACTAACAACAAATTTCTTAGGTACATTGAGCAACAATGATATTACAAAAAAGCCAAACAAGACATATTTAGCTCGCACCACTTCTTTGTGCGTATTGGGCAGCAAACTAAAGGTATGTATCAAACTTATAAACACAAGGAAGCTAAACGGTGAAAGAAGGCGGTAATCCAAATCGTCAAAGTGTGACAATGTACGCAGTGCCAGTATAGCCATTAAGTATAGGCTAGCTATACCTGCACAAGCAACAGCAAACTTGTTCTTCTTAAATGCTTGCCAAAAATTGAAGTGCCTGTTTATTGTAAAGCAGATGTAAAACAGTACCAGCAGTTGCAAAGCAGCTGTGACATATAGTAAATAATCTGGTTGGTTAGCAGGCCTGTACTCCCGAATGATAAGAAACTCGTTCAAAAGTCCTCTTAGCAACATTTGCACAAAGCTACCTGCGTTTTCCGTTTCTGCTTCTAGTCTATCAAAACCTGTGGTAAAACCGCTTAAGGCGTAGTTGGTATAAAGATAGGCTCCCGCAAGTATGGTTAAGAGTACAGCACTAACGAGTAGTACAATAGCCGCCCTAACGTTTTGCCTATACCCATAGTATAGCCCAAGCAACACAGGTACACCAAACGAGAAAGCTCCAACATACCGCAGTAGAAACAGCGTAAGGCAAAGCAGGAATATGAACACAGTGTTCCTATAAACATCCTGCTGCTCCCAAACCTTATAGACAAGGTGTGCTAACAGCAGCAAGCATAACAGAAAAGGAGCCTCAGACCATGTGAAGCTGTAGACTTCCATAAAAGTATAGGCTCCGTACACAGAAGCTAACAAGTAGGAGTACTGACGGTTCAACTGCCTAAACAACGCGAATCCACCTGCCAGCAATAGCAAGTTTAATACCTTCGATGACCAATATATACTTATGGTTGTAAGCTCTGAGAACAAATAAATAAGCACAGGATAACCTACTGGCCACGTAGAAAAGTAATGCCTGCCTGTTCCATCAGAGTTCAGCACATAAAATCCATAGCCATCTTTCAAATTTTGTGCTAACCCCAGATAAGCTTTTGAATCTGGGCTAAGATAGCCGGTACCCTCTACGCTAATCCTAAAGAGAATAATAACAGCCGTGGCTACATATAGCAATAACAGCAGTAAATCAGCTTTATAAAGACTTTTCTGATTAGTTAGTTTTTGCACGTGGAGTCTGTGTTATAGAAGTTGTGAAAGCAGAAACTTCTTTGGCAAATTAAGGAATAGTGATAGGGCAAAAAAGATCGCAATGATATACTTTGTGCGTTTAGCCCCTGTAATGCTATCCGGCAAAGCAACGATGTAGTTAACAACTGCAAAAAGCATCAGGAAAGTAAAAGGGGACAGGAGGCGATAATTCAGTGGATCGAACTGGGATATACTCCTTAAGAAAACCAGTACAAGTAAGTAGGCCACTGCTACTACCACAGCTATGTGAGAGAGCAAGTTCTTTTTCATCTCATAGATTACCTTTTTGCTCTGCATTCGCATTACCTTAATAATATAAATAGTCACTATCAATTGTAACACGGCAGTAGCTACT is a genomic window containing:
- a CDS encoding septal ring lytic transglycosylase RlpA family protein, with protein sequence MIHNRKCFIFTLVIFLFVGIGQPIFAQNSTSQAKAQKGEASWYGSRYHGRKTSSGERYNKYEMTAAHKTLPFGTKVKVTNLDNNEWVIVRINDRGPFVGDRIIDVSEAAARELDFHDEGIGNVKIEVLESRADLASAVGFSFEVPSFADNKLASGIDTGVLLSSNKGMATSGAFN
- a CDS encoding DUF72 domain-containing protein; this translates as MDFGKLADISRVDFTLPPNHPDTLPLLQQSGSYLKPQVYVGLPVWVNKAWVGKYYPAGIPEKESLLWYGKQFNTIELNSTHYHIPSPDTIDRWRNMVPRGFKFCPKFPQLISHEAALRSTQDVTAAFCSAIAGLEDKLGEAFLQLPPSFAPNQLPDLEAFLQFVPESVPLTIELRHPDWFVDNIASMELFEVLEKYKAGTVLTDVAGRRDVLHMRLTTPSAMIRFVGNGLHPTDYTRIDAWVERLQEWFSNGLRQLYFFVHEPDNTLAPELEIYLVERLNKVCGFDLKLPKKYVQPVQGELF
- a CDS encoding M16 family metallopeptidase, coding for MIKKLYSTAFLALALMCVMPAQAQTKETPPPPGPAPKIELGQYEHFTLKNGLKVYVVENHKQPVVSLSLVLDRDPILEGDKAGYVQAAGQMMRTGTTNRTKDQFDEQVDFVGAELSFSSTGFNASSLKKHLPTLLDLTTDALLNPKFTQEELDKIKKQMKASLAQSKDNPDAIASRTHNLVLYGKDHPYGELMTEQTVDNFTLQDIQNYYNTYYKPNIGYLAVVGDVTPKEMKKLLKKSFGKWQKGTVQEAKYELPQQPEQTQVVIVDRPSSVQSSLVLTNPIDLKPGAEDAVAASLMNNILGGGMDARLFQNLRETHGYTYGAYSSINSDEILGRFNASANVRNAVTDSAVVEFMNELTKIRSERVSDEELRDAKAYVMGSFGRGLENPATVAVYAINTARYGLPEDYYPNYLKKVEAVTAEDVQRVAQKYINPDKMYVLAVGNASEIAAKLKKFDKDDSQITYYNTIGEKVDRKAMGVPAGLTAEQVINDYIKAIGGKANIEKLKDVSITSNATIQGMTLVFKQQQKGDDKFAVQVLMNNSPMQRVIINGNKGKMEAPMQGMNKEMTAEELKVQKLEANLFPMLQYDKLGIKTKLTGVESVDGIEAFAVEVTQPNGQKATHYFAKDSGLRLKEVNSLETPQGIITQTKTYGNYKEVNGVKFPYVTETVVGPQTIKAEVQNIEVNKGLSDDTFKL
- a CDS encoding M16 family metallopeptidase translates to MKRKFIICLLWCATSLAAMAQSKSNKIEFTEYTLPNGLHVILHQDNSTPNVAVSVLYHVGSKNEVEGRSGFAHFFEHLMFEGTENIDRGEYSSLVQKAGGALNANTSFDRTYYYELLPSNQVELGLWLEAERMKHAKVDEIGVETQRKVVQEEKRERIDNQPYGSMGENVFSLAYTKHPYKTMPIGSFEDLNAASIEEFRDFYKTFYVPNNATLSVAGDINVEETRKMIEKYFSGIPKGTREIPRPDVVEPKQTEERRKTVYDNIQLPAVIQAYHVPEQGTDDFYALSMLTTLLSGGESARLPKALVDKQQKAVAAASIPFPTEDPGLFLTFAIANMGVEVDALEQAMDVEIERVKTEPLSDREFQKLRNQVESNFVQQNSTVAGRAESLANYHVYFGDANLINTELQRYLNVKKEDIQRVAKEYLTKNNRVVLHYLPKSAQPK